The Rosa chinensis cultivar Old Blush chromosome 7, RchiOBHm-V2, whole genome shotgun sequence DNA segment AGAGATCTAACTGAAATAAGCCAGAAAATATATCCCAAAACTTGTTAGGTAATGATCCTGATAGTCCAGCATTAGAGAGATAAAGACCGGTAAGATTTGTTTGCGTTAGAATCCATTTGGGAAAAGCTGGGCCCAGCTTGTAGGAGGACATGTCTAACAGACCAGTAAGTTGAAATGGTGGATTCCAATCAGAGCTCAGGTTGATAGAGAAATAATTACCAGAAAGACCCAAATAGTGTAAACGAGAGAGCTTCAGAAAGTGGGATTCTGTTATGACACCAGTGAAAGAATTCCCCGAGAGAGATAGATGTTCAAGACTAGAGAGTTGCCCGACACTCGCGGGTACAGACCCATTTAGTTGATTTTTGCCAAGATGTAACTCTCTTAACTTTGAAAATCGTGCCAAATCTGGCCATGACCCCCAAAACTGGTTATAACTCAAGTCCAGGGTCATAAGTGTGTTCTCAGCACAAGACAAGGTTTTAACAGAGTCCTCAATGTTTTTAGACAATTGGTTGCTCCATAAGGTCAACGACTCTAAGCTGCATAAGTTTTGAAAGCCTTTTGGTATCCCACCTTCAAGTTTATTCCAAGACAGATCTAGTGTTACTAGagaaagcatgcttgtgaagacATCTGGGATGGGACCTTCCAGTTGGCTATGAGAGAGATCAATATGGACAAAGTTGCTGCTGACATTGGCTATCCAATAAAATATTGAAGAATTAAGAGAGTTCCAAGAGAGGTGGAAGAATTAATAAAGGAAAGTGATCTTAGATTGACATCAGGAAGGTTAACCTGGGATAATTGAAGCTCTGTCAGTACAATGAGCTTGCTTAAAGATTGTGGCCAATTCACAACCTTAGACAAATCTAGATATGACATGTTCAGGTATCTTaaggaagaaagatgagataACCACTCAAGGTTTTCATAACTACTAGCATCATAGTTCCCGGAAAGATCAAGAGTGTGCAAATTAGAGAGGTTTCCAAGTTGGGGAGGAACAAGTCCACTGAAATTAGCATGTGCAAGTTTGAGTTCTTTCAATTGACTCAAAGAGCCAATGAGCTTGGGAATCACAATTCCTTCAAAATCATTATAACTGAGGTCCAAGTAATTTACAAATGGTAATTCAAGTAGTGAAGGACTCATTGCACCTCTTAAAGGAACTTCACTATAATTGAAATATGAATCATAACTAAAGGAGAAATTAAGACCTGTAACATGACCTGTTTGGTTGTTGCATGCTATTCCTCTCCACTTGCAGCAATCTTTCTTACTTTTCCAAGAGGCAAGAGCATTGGACTCATCCACAAGGCCTTGTTTGAACTGGAGAAGAGCATGCCTTTCACTCTCCAAGCACATAATGTTGTTGGAGCTTCCAACACTTGAACAACAAATAGCAGAGGCAAGGGCCAGGCACACAAGCCCAACCAAAACAGAATGCACAGATCTACCACTCATTATACTGTAAAACATGATTACGAAGATGATATGCAAACTGCAGAGTGGAAGCATATATAGTTGGAGCAAAAGAATTTTGGaaactacatatatataatcGTGGAAACAGCAATATTGGAGTTGCTTCAATCCATTCCATAGCAAGTCTCTGGAAATTGGTTGACTTGATTGGCAAAATTTGGAAAAtgttgaaggaagtcgacatcatgtgtgcctcttcaaactagggttttagtcgtagagttgtaataggagaaggttctagatttcctagttatgttcggattctattaccttttatgTACGCTGTAACAAACTATATAatgggctcctattatcaataatacatgATAATTCTCCCTACAATTCCTTTTtactacaacacgttatcagcacgagcacgacccctaaccctagcctaaaagaaaaagaaaaaaaaaaaccctaaaaaccctcATCACCAAAATTTGCCGCAAGCTACCTCAAGCCCTAGCCCGTGCAGCCCTGCCTTCCCCCAATAGCCTCCCTGCCGCACACCGCAGCCTCCCCGCTGAGCATCTGCTGCCCCGCAGCTTTCGCCCAGCTCACACTGCCACTGTAGCGTAGCTGCCCCGCAGCCCGCACACCAGCCCTGCAGCCCGCCACTGCAACCTGTGCTCCAATCTGCCAGCTTTCCTGCGCGCTGTTGCCTACATCCCAACCTCCCTGCAGCCTTGCTTCCCTGCCTCCTACGCGTTGCTGCCTGCATCCCTGCAGCAGCTAGCTTCGCTGCTGCCCTTGCATCTGCAGCCCCGCGCATCCGACTCGTTGCAAGCCTCGCTGCATCATCTCCTCTGCtagcttcgctccatcacgcctgcatcaacacgcgcgtgatccaaaccctgaatcaacaagtaagttttgtgattaaagttgttgttttcttgtattttaaattcctttatttgctgcaggatTTGTATAAATATGAACATGGTTTCGAgtatttaataagcggaattgtggggattcaagcttaacgaactaagagcgttcgtaacaaatgaactaagagtgttcataataaacgaactaagagcgttcgtaatcaatgaactaagattgttcataatattcagactaagagcgtccgcaagcatcaaattgtgaccatattaaacatcaatgtttcggtctaatccaaatattcttagaaattgatttcttggtagcgtAGCTCGGAATTcttattaatattagtttttgtggaagcattgactccgaaactaattcgttcttgtttcaccctttttcaggatgtcaaacacaaacaaactcgattttgttccattggattatgcaggcaaaagataCCTATTATGGGCTCAGGACGTTGAGCTCCATCTTATTTCCCGTGATCTATTGcacacaatccaagagctttgttctgaaggaactgctccagaccctcaaactgagattgaCAATTCCAGGGCACTTGCCCTAATGATGCGTCATATGGATAgagacctccagtttgagttcatgaatgaggatagcgccataaagctttggcaagcgCTTTGTGAACGTtatggcaacgttcgtgacttcATCCTTCCGaatttagaagcagaatggaatgatcttTACTTCTTTGACTTTGATACagtcatacaattttattcggaagctctccgtATCACAGGAATGATGCACTTCTGTGGCAAGAcgatcacagaagaacaattgattgagaaaaccttcaataccttccctgtctatgctatgaggtcttGTGATTAATTTTGGACTcatataaatgcaagacggaccacaagctttcaaaagcttattaaagctatggaaattgctgaaaggcaagacaacgagcttgtgagaacagaaattgataggcttcgaGATAGCTATCCAGAGCATCGtcccatggctagagaaagtcgccatagacgtcatgatccatatgatcaaaatgctcatgaaggtagTCGCCATAGGCGACAATCACGCCACCATAGGAGCCGTGACTTTTAGGGActaagggttggaaaccatagagctaacgttggccatggtcatAATCTTCCAACGCCtcaggtcctagggaccatgcacattgcgccaatgcgcctcaattaagggagaatcctcttcatggtatctatttttgatatggaacgtctgatcaatgggcctgagtttgcaatgtacctaagaaggtagcTGCCTCACAGTGgtcaagacatcgagttcaagaagactttaaatctggcgatgaagacaaaatgccgcagatttttatttagaataatcttttatttccaagaattatgtaatggtagttatgccttaaatcaatagatgacattttgttttaactctttctcacttggctcacctaattaagtatgatgtctaggaaagtaattgagattagtgatacttaagagagcctcgctccaccgacatctcttcctactttcctggtcatatttgattggagtcaccaaacggattgagtgactacaatctgtctaagtttgatttttatttttggattaaaCTTTGGTtgagaaactttgatgtaatcattggctattaatagagtgtcgattcttttacttaatgtgttggacataccttaattcgaactttatttgaaagatataagagtcaatcgttttcatgtggaaacacattgtgagaatggacaagagttcctttgcacacccccacacttgaactttgcttgtccccaagcaaactaaatgaaacaaaatccaaaaatctactaactcacaaacat contains these protein-coding regions:
- the LOC112177642 gene encoding receptor-like protein 8, whose translation is MRGAADARAAAKLAAAGMQAATRRRQGSKAAGRLGCRQQRAGKLADWSTGCSGGLQGWCAGCGAATLQWQCELGESCGAADAQRGGCGVRQGGYWGKAGLHGLGLEVACGKFCIMSGRSVHSVLVGLVCLALASAICCSSVGSSNNIMCLESERHALLQFKQGLVDESNALASWKSKKDCCKWRGIACNNQTGHVTGLNFSFSYDSYFNYSEVPLRGAMSPSLLELPFVNYLDLSYNDFEGIVIPKLIGSLSQLKELKLAHANFSGLVPPQLGNLSNLHTLDLSGNYDATNVSSNFVHIDLSHSQLEGPIPDVFTSMLSLVTLDLSWNKLEGGIPKGFQNLCSLESLTLWSNQLSKNIEDSVKTLSCAENTLMTLDLSYNQFWGSWPDLARFSKLRELHLGKNQLNGSVPASVGQLSSLEHLSLSGNSFTGVITESHFLKLSRLHYLGLSGNYFSINLSSDWNPPFQLTGLLDMSSYKLGPAFPKWILTQTNLTGLYLSNAGLSGSLPNKFWDIFSGLFQLDLSMNQIHGKLPNLSTMSLSNVYLSSNLLSGAVPSFSPELRKLYLSNNKFSEPLSCFCATQAPYLGLIDISENQLSGELPDYWKQFQGLEALKLEKNKLSGKIPSSLGNLKRLTLLSLNANNFSGELPSLENCTNTTSIMASDDSFGLSSDEVGRCC